The Candidatus Bathyarchaeota archaeon genome contains a region encoding:
- the eno gene encoding phosphopyruvate hydratase — MSTTIEDVIARKVFNSRGEETIEIDIITSMGFGRASAPSGASRGKAEVTPYPKGGIDEAIKKVEQTIAPELIGLNADSQEEIDGLLHSLDGTNNFSNIGGNTAFAVSLAVADAAANTYGLPLFQYLGGYYAKELPYPLGNVLSGGKHTRGKGPEIQEFLILPVGASSFFEAQKANTLVHKKVEKALEKKDKSFTGGKSDEGAWTCSLSNEEALEVVAKACEEVSNEIGFECKLGLDVAASTFWNQKKKRYMYRNGKRSLDSGEQLEYVLNLIRTYDLIYVEDPFHENDFKSFAELTKKVKNCLICGDDLFVTNLKRLKKGIKLGSANAIIIKVNQIGTLTDAWETVRMAKETGYVPVVSHRSGDTVDNHIAHLAVGLSCPIIKTGVVEGARIAKLNELVRIEEMLGERALMAQLKV; from the coding sequence ATGTCAACCACAATCGAGGATGTAATTGCAAGAAAAGTTTTCAACAGCAGAGGAGAAGAAACCATCGAAATCGACATAATAACCTCCATGGGATTCGGAAGGGCATCAGCCCCCTCCGGAGCAAGCAGAGGAAAAGCAGAAGTTACTCCATATCCAAAAGGCGGAATCGACGAAGCCATAAAGAAAGTTGAACAAACTATAGCACCGGAGCTGATAGGTTTAAACGCCGACAGTCAAGAAGAAATCGACGGCCTCCTCCACTCTTTAGATGGAACAAACAACTTCAGCAACATAGGCGGAAACACGGCCTTCGCAGTGTCGCTTGCAGTCGCAGATGCAGCGGCAAACACCTACGGCTTGCCACTATTTCAATATCTCGGCGGATATTATGCAAAGGAACTTCCCTATCCCCTCGGAAATGTCTTAAGCGGGGGGAAACATACACGTGGAAAAGGCCCAGAGATACAGGAATTCTTAATACTGCCAGTTGGAGCCTCATCATTTTTTGAGGCTCAGAAAGCAAATACCCTAGTTCATAAGAAGGTTGAGAAGGCTCTTGAAAAGAAAGATAAATCCTTTACTGGCGGTAAAAGCGATGAAGGGGCTTGGACTTGCTCTCTTTCAAACGAAGAAGCCTTAGAAGTTGTTGCTAAGGCTTGTGAAGAAGTTTCAAACGAAATTGGTTTTGAATGTAAATTAGGCTTAGACGTAGCCGCTTCAACCTTCTGGAACCAAAAAAAGAAACGTTACATGTATAGAAATGGAAAAAGAAGCCTAGATTCAGGAGAACAGTTAGAATATGTTCTAAATCTCATTAGAACTTACGATCTCATTTATGTTGAAGACCCGTTTCACGAAAATGATTTTAAAAGCTTTGCTGAACTAACTAAGAAAGTTAAAAACTGCCTCATATGCGGCGACGACTTGTTCGTTACAAACCTTAAAAGACTTAAAAAGGGAATTAAGTTAGGTTCAGCTAACGCCATAATAATTAAAGTTAATCAGATTGGAACTTTAACTGATGCTTGGGAAACCGTCAGAATGGCAAAGGAAACGGGCTACGTACCCGTAGTTTCACATAGGTCTGGGGACACCGTTGACAATCATATAGCCCATTTAGCCGTTGGGCTTTCATGTCCAATAATTAAAACTGGAGTAGTTGAAGGAGCTAGAATAGCCAAGCTAAATGAACTTGTAAGAATTGAGGAAATGCTTGGGGAAAGAGCCTTAATGGCTCAACTCAAAGTTTAG
- the amrB gene encoding AmmeMemoRadiSam system protein B — protein sequence MKIRRPSQAGMFYAGTAESLKKQIEECFLHKLGPGKIPKVAKSGPRKVVGLICPHAGYVYSGPVAAHSYYRLARDGIPEVFVILGPNHMGYGSAIALMNEGIWRTPLGDIEIDYQTASKILRASEVIDIDDTAHRFEHSIEVQLPFLQYLYGSEFKFVPIAFLMQDLESSREVGRALAKALEGKNAVIIASTDMTHYEPHEQAVRKDKLALTAVEKLNEEEFYSIIESYNISACGYGPVAALITAAKLLGVKKAEILCYKTSGDVTGDYSSVVGYASACFTK from the coding sequence ATGAAGATTAGGAGGCCGTCTCAAGCTGGAATGTTCTATGCTGGAACCGCAGAGTCGTTAAAAAAGCAAATTGAAGAATGCTTCCTCCACAAGTTGGGTCCAGGAAAAATTCCCAAAGTCGCCAAAAGTGGGCCTCGAAAAGTTGTGGGGCTTATATGCCCGCATGCTGGCTACGTTTATTCCGGCCCAGTAGCCGCCCATTCCTATTATCGCCTTGCCAGAGATGGAATACCAGAAGTTTTCGTTATTTTAGGTCCAAATCACATGGGTTACGGAAGCGCAATTGCATTGATGAATGAGGGAATTTGGAGAACCCCCCTCGGAGACATCGAGATAGACTATCAGACGGCAAGTAAGATTTTGAGAGCCTCCGAAGTTATAGACATAGACGATACAGCTCACAGATTTGAACATTCAATTGAAGTTCAACTTCCATTCCTCCAATATTTGTACGGGTCCGAATTCAAGTTTGTTCCAATAGCATTTCTAATGCAAGATTTGGAATCAAGCCGAGAAGTTGGAAGGGCGCTGGCAAAAGCCCTAGAAGGAAAAAACGCTGTGATAATTGCTTCTACAGATATGACTCATTACGAACCACATGAACAAGCAGTACGTAAGGATAAACTTGCATTAACTGCAGTAGAAAAATTAAACGAAGAAGAATTTTACTCCATAATTGAATCCTACAACATTTCAGCCTGCGGATACGGCCCAGTAGCCGCCTTAATAACTGCAGCCAAACTTTTAGGAGTTAAAAAGGCTGAAATCCTATGTTACAAAACAAGCGGGGATGTAACCGGAGATTACTCAAGCGTTGTTGGCTATGCCTCAGCTTGCTTCACGAAATAG
- the mvk gene encoding mevalonate kinase, translating into MEVTASAPAKVILFGEHFVVYGKPAIVMAIDKRAYVKAKPREDERIHIRSVNLEVSGFFENEKFIPESGGFKAKEKLEPIRIIAEKIFEKSEKRFGVDIEVDSKIPVAAGLGSSAAVAAATAMALSRLANFKISTDEVFEIAYEAERLIHGTPSGIDPAISTYGGIILFKKSEGFHKLKVDYSLPLVVGDTGLERSTGDLVAKVRKNREKYPSIIEPIIEVGGRIVERAIEALKKAELEVLGELMNINHSLLSAVGVSHECLDRLVNAARMAGALGAKLTGAGGGGCIIALAQKEMLEHVALAIEQAGGIPFIAEKTPEGVRIEKES; encoded by the coding sequence TTGGAGGTAACTGCCTCTGCACCTGCAAAAGTCATACTTTTCGGAGAACACTTCGTCGTTTACGGAAAACCAGCAATAGTGATGGCAATAGATAAGAGGGCATACGTAAAGGCAAAACCAAGAGAAGATGAAAGAATTCACATACGTTCAGTGAACCTGGAAGTCTCAGGATTCTTTGAAAATGAAAAATTTATACCGGAATCCGGAGGATTCAAAGCTAAAGAAAAACTTGAACCAATAAGGATAATAGCTGAAAAAATCTTTGAAAAATCAGAGAAAAGGTTCGGAGTGGACATAGAAGTAGATTCTAAGATTCCAGTTGCAGCTGGATTGGGTTCCTCAGCTGCAGTAGCAGCGGCAACAGCCATGGCTTTAAGCAGACTAGCAAACTTCAAAATTTCAACAGATGAAGTATTCGAAATAGCCTACGAAGCGGAAAGATTAATCCATGGAACCCCTTCGGGAATAGATCCAGCCATCTCAACTTACGGCGGCATAATCCTGTTCAAAAAAAGTGAAGGATTCCATAAGTTAAAGGTTGACTACAGTCTTCCACTCGTCGTTGGAGACACTGGATTAGAACGTTCCACCGGCGACCTTGTGGCAAAGGTTCGTAAAAATAGGGAAAAGTATCCATCGATAATTGAGCCTATAATTGAGGTTGGTGGGAGAATAGTTGAAAGGGCTATAGAGGCTCTTAAAAAAGCCGAGTTGGAAGTCTTAGGTGAATTAATGAATATTAACCATTCGCTTCTTTCGGCAGTCGGAGTTTCCCATGAATGTTTGGATAGACTTGTTAACGCCGCTAGGATGGCTGGAGCCTTAGGCGCAAAACTTACTGGCGCTGGTGGTGGAGGATGCATAATCGCCTTAGCTCAAAAGGAAATGTTGGAGCATGTAGCATTAGCCATTGAACAAGCTGGAGGCATACCCTTCATAGCTGAGAAAACCCCTGAAGGAGTGAGAATTGAAAAGGAAAGCTAA
- a CDS encoding isopentenyl phosphate kinase family protein, with translation MKRKAKPTILKLGGSVITKKEKPLTPNKPAIKRLAKEISKAKVEKLVIIHGGGSYGHPLAKEYELNQGFKNTIQLIGFSKTRWAMSTLNALIVEALVNCNVPAVAVCPSSFIITKHGRIEKVDWKVVAKLLEMGFVPVLYGDAVLDSSIGFTILSGDQLVSELAIKFDAKRIIIGVDVDGLYTSDPKTNASAKLIKEINLEKLNKYQSMIESSKTVDVTGGMLGKISELKRAIQHGITVLIVNALKPNKIYKALRNERVVGTLIKR, from the coding sequence TTGAAAAGGAAAGCTAAACCTACAATTCTAAAGTTAGGCGGCTCAGTGATCACAAAGAAGGAGAAGCCATTAACCCCAAATAAACCAGCCATAAAACGCCTTGCAAAGGAGATTTCAAAAGCAAAAGTTGAAAAACTAGTCATAATTCACGGCGGAGGAAGCTATGGACATCCACTGGCAAAAGAGTATGAATTAAATCAAGGCTTCAAAAACACCATTCAACTTATCGGCTTTTCAAAAACACGTTGGGCAATGTCTACGCTTAACGCATTAATTGTTGAGGCTTTGGTAAATTGCAATGTTCCGGCCGTTGCTGTTTGCCCCTCATCATTTATCATTACGAAGCATGGTCGAATTGAAAAGGTAGACTGGAAGGTTGTTGCGAAGCTTCTCGAAATGGGCTTTGTTCCAGTTCTTTACGGCGACGCAGTTCTTGATTCAAGTATTGGATTCACAATTTTAAGTGGAGACCAGCTGGTTTCCGAATTAGCAATAAAATTTGATGCAAAACGCATAATAATAGGCGTGGATGTTGACGGCTTATACACTTCAGACCCGAAAACCAACGCTTCGGCAAAGCTGATAAAGGAGATAAACCTTGAAAAGCTCAACAAATACCAAAGCATGATCGAAAGCTCGAAGACCGTTGACGTCACCGGTGGAATGCTTGGCAAAATATCGGAATTGAAAAGAGCCATACAACATGGAATCACAGTTCTAATCGTGAACGCACTTAAACCCAATAAAATTTACAAGGCTCTTCGAAATGAAAGAGTTGTCGGAACCCTCATAAAAAGGTGA
- a CDS encoding type 2 isopentenyl-diphosphate Delta-isomerase, producing the protein MKDLTRKRKADHINICLEENVQARNITTCFEDIHFIHRALPEINREEISLETEVFGHKFLAPIIVGAMTGGTAKALKINSSIAKAVEELGLGMGVGSQRAAIENAKLEKTFSIARKNAPTAFLIANIGGPQLVQGYGPKEVKKAVEMIEADALAIHLNPLQEAIQPEGETKFKGLLKKIEQIVEVLDVPVIVKETGAGIAAEDAKKLERIGVDGIDVAGAGGTSWAAVEYYRAKKTGNKALQVLGEVFWDWGIPTAISLVETVQSVKIPVIASGGIRNGLQAAKALALGASLTSISSPILKYAVEGPEQVKKALERIIEEIRNVMFLLGADSVEKLRKVPLVITGKAYEWLKIRGFNPESYIRRSFHK; encoded by the coding sequence TTGAAAGATTTAACAAGGAAAAGAAAAGCAGACCACATAAACATATGCCTCGAAGAAAACGTGCAAGCAAGAAACATCACAACATGTTTTGAAGACATACATTTTATTCACAGAGCACTGCCAGAAATAAATAGGGAAGAAATAAGCTTAGAAACAGAAGTTTTCGGCCACAAGTTTTTAGCCCCAATAATCGTCGGTGCAATGACCGGCGGCACAGCGAAGGCCCTTAAAATAAACTCTTCAATAGCGAAAGCCGTAGAGGAACTTGGCCTAGGAATGGGAGTTGGAAGCCAAAGAGCCGCAATAGAAAACGCGAAACTTGAAAAAACATTTTCAATAGCGAGAAAAAACGCTCCAACAGCCTTCTTAATAGCCAACATAGGCGGTCCGCAACTTGTTCAGGGCTATGGCCCAAAAGAGGTTAAGAAAGCTGTAGAAATGATAGAGGCAGATGCACTGGCAATTCATTTAAATCCGCTGCAGGAAGCTATACAGCCAGAAGGAGAAACAAAATTTAAGGGATTGCTCAAAAAAATAGAACAAATTGTAGAAGTTCTAGATGTGCCAGTTATCGTAAAGGAGACTGGAGCTGGAATAGCCGCTGAAGATGCGAAAAAACTTGAGAGAATAGGCGTAGACGGAATAGATGTTGCTGGAGCCGGTGGAACAAGCTGGGCTGCAGTAGAATATTACCGAGCTAAGAAAACTGGAAATAAAGCATTACAAGTCCTCGGCGAAGTTTTTTGGGACTGGGGCATCCCAACTGCAATAAGCCTTGTTGAAACAGTTCAATCGGTTAAGATACCGGTTATCGCTTCGGGAGGAATTAGAAACGGATTGCAAGCGGCAAAAGCTTTGGCTTTAGGTGCAAGCCTAACAAGCATTTCATCTCCGATCTTAAAGTATGCGGTTGAAGGCCCCGAGCAAGTTAAGAAAGCTTTAGAGCGAATTATTGAGGAAATTCGTAACGTAATGTTTCTTCTGGGAGCAGACTCCGTAGAAAAGTTAAGAAAGGTTCCGTTAGTTATAACTGGCAAAGCCTATGAGTGGTTAAAGATAAGAGGATTTAACCCTGAATCCTACATTAGAAGGTCGTTTCACAAGTAG
- a CDS encoding polyprenyl synthetase family protein produces the protein MNIEEFLGRIKPIIDKTIEKYIPRKFDEKSVFFKVCPPRYTYNLEALNKAVAEPIWEFLDRGGKRWRPALFLLIIEALGKNPEEFLDFAIIPEVIHNGTIMIDDVEDSSEMRRGKPCTYRIYGIDIAINAGNAMYYLPLVTLIKNRDKLSKEKLSKLYEIYVQEMINLSFGQAMDIAWHKGLANADEIDVEDYMQMCAYKTGTLARMAAKMAAVLADANEELVEKLGRFAEAIGVAFQMQDDILDLTSEEFAQKKGGRGQDITEGKRTLMVIYTLKRASENDRKRLIEILNMHTTDQKLRDEAIAIMEKYNAIEYAKNYAKKLVNESWNNIEALLPPSSAKEKLKAFANYLIERKI, from the coding sequence TTGAACATTGAAGAATTTCTCGGTAGGATAAAGCCAATAATTGATAAGACTATTGAAAAGTATATTCCGAGAAAATTTGACGAAAAATCCGTCTTTTTCAAAGTTTGCCCCCCACGTTACACTTACAACCTTGAAGCCTTAAATAAGGCTGTTGCAGAGCCAATATGGGAATTTCTGGACAGAGGGGGAAAACGTTGGCGGCCAGCGCTTTTCCTCCTAATAATTGAAGCTTTAGGGAAAAATCCTGAAGAATTTCTAGATTTTGCCATCATCCCAGAAGTAATTCATAATGGTACAATAATGATTGATGACGTTGAAGACTCCTCAGAAATGCGCAGGGGAAAACCGTGCACGTACAGGATTTATGGAATTGACATAGCCATAAACGCTGGAAACGCCATGTACTACCTTCCACTAGTTACACTAATCAAAAATAGAGACAAACTATCAAAAGAAAAGCTGAGCAAACTATACGAAATCTACGTTCAGGAAATGATAAATCTAAGCTTTGGCCAAGCAATGGACATAGCTTGGCATAAGGGTCTAGCAAACGCTGACGAAATAGACGTTGAAGATTACATGCAGATGTGCGCCTACAAGACTGGAACCTTAGCTCGTATGGCCGCAAAGATGGCTGCAGTGCTAGCTGACGCAAACGAGGAACTAGTTGAAAAACTTGGAAGATTCGCAGAGGCAATTGGAGTTGCATTTCAAATGCAAGACGACATCCTAGACCTAACAAGCGAAGAATTCGCCCAAAAAAAGGGAGGAAGAGGCCAAGACATCACAGAAGGGAAAAGAACTTTAATGGTAATTTACACCCTTAAAAGGGCATCTGAAAACGACAGGAAAAGGCTTATTGAAATCTTAAACATGCACACTACAGACCAAAAACTTCGAGACGAAGCAATAGCGATAATGGAAAAATATAACGCAATAGAATACGCAAAAAACTATGCCAAAAAACTGGTTAACGAAAGCTGGAACAACATAGAGGCTCTTTTACCCCCTTCAAGTGCAAAGGAGAAGCTAAAAGCCTTTGCAAACTACTTAATTGAAAGAAAAATTTAG
- a CDS encoding glutamate--tRNA ligase, giving the protein MREAIRRIALINAVSHDGKARVGPVIGKLLAENPELKARVKEITDLVKEVVEEVNRIPFNEQKRIVEENWPEVLEKKPPEEEKGLPPLPNVEKYRRVVTRFSPNPDCVLHLGSARAIILCHEYAKMYNGLFYLRFEDTDPKGKKPRLEFYDAIREDLLWLGCKWDKEFIQSDRLEIYYEHAERLLKEGKAYVCKCKKEEFRKRILAKQPCPCRDLPPEEQLERWQDMHNGTYAEGEAVVRIKTDLNHPNPAVRDWPALRIIDAEKYPHPRVGSKYRVWPLYNFACGIDDHLLGITHIIRGKEHLTNMIRQRFMYRHFGWEYPEAIHYGRLKITGAYLSKSKIVEGIRQGVFSGWDDPRLATLAALRRRGITPEAIRKLIVDVGPKTADVTLSWENLYAYNRKIVDPKANRYFFVHKPIELTVKGVSKPYKAKLHLHPDHPERGFRTLEVKPQNKKALFWISSDDLKLLENGKIVRLMELFNVKIENVAVYAVDAIFHSESYEEARKMKAPLIHWLPINYGVPCKVVMPDATVAEGIAEKTCAKLKPGTTVQFERFGFVRIDSSNEKLVAYYTHK; this is encoded by the coding sequence ATACGAGAGGCTATACGAAGAATAGCCTTAATAAACGCAGTAAGCCACGATGGAAAGGCCAGAGTAGGACCTGTTATTGGAAAACTTCTCGCAGAAAATCCCGAGCTGAAAGCTAGGGTTAAGGAAATTACAGATCTAGTTAAAGAAGTGGTTGAAGAAGTTAATAGAATTCCGTTTAATGAGCAGAAACGCATAGTTGAAGAGAATTGGCCTGAAGTCTTAGAGAAGAAACCTCCAGAAGAGGAGAAGGGGCTTCCGCCGCTTCCAAATGTTGAAAAGTATAGGCGAGTTGTAACTCGTTTTTCACCTAATCCGGACTGCGTACTGCATTTAGGTTCTGCCCGAGCCATAATACTTTGCCACGAATACGCAAAAATGTATAATGGACTTTTCTACCTACGTTTCGAAGATACAGACCCTAAAGGAAAGAAACCTCGCCTAGAATTCTACGATGCAATTCGAGAAGACCTGCTTTGGCTTGGATGCAAATGGGATAAAGAGTTCATCCAAAGCGACCGTCTAGAAATCTATTATGAACATGCTGAGCGGCTTCTGAAGGAAGGAAAGGCTTACGTCTGCAAATGCAAAAAGGAGGAGTTCAGAAAGAGAATTTTAGCTAAACAGCCGTGTCCATGCCGAGATTTACCGCCTGAAGAACAGCTTGAACGTTGGCAAGACATGCATAATGGCACATATGCAGAAGGAGAAGCAGTTGTCCGCATAAAAACTGATTTAAATCATCCAAATCCAGCTGTTAGAGACTGGCCAGCGTTAAGAATAATCGACGCTGAGAAATATCCCCATCCAAGGGTTGGAAGCAAATACAGAGTCTGGCCGCTTTACAATTTCGCATGCGGAATAGATGACCACCTACTTGGAATAACCCACATAATCCGCGGTAAGGAACACCTAACTAACATGATTAGACAAAGGTTCATGTATAGACACTTCGGATGGGAATATCCAGAAGCAATACATTATGGAAGGTTAAAAATTACCGGAGCATACCTAAGCAAGTCAAAAATTGTTGAAGGAATCCGTCAAGGCGTATTCAGCGGATGGGATGACCCCCGCCTTGCAACTCTTGCCGCTTTAAGACGAAGAGGCATAACTCCAGAAGCAATAAGGAAACTAATAGTAGATGTAGGGCCGAAAACAGCAGACGTTACGCTTAGCTGGGAAAACCTCTACGCATACAACCGGAAAATCGTTGACCCAAAAGCCAACCGCTACTTCTTTGTGCATAAACCAATAGAATTAACCGTGAAAGGGGTTTCAAAACCCTATAAGGCCAAACTTCACTTACATCCAGACCATCCTGAAAGAGGATTCAGAACCTTAGAAGTTAAACCGCAGAATAAAAAAGCATTGTTCTGGATTTCAAGCGACGACCTAAAACTTCTCGAAAATGGGAAAATCGTCAGGCTAATGGAACTATTTAACGTAAAAATAGAAAATGTGGCCGTTTATGCCGTCGACGCCATTTTTCACAGTGAATCATACGAAGAGGCTAGGAAAATGAAGGCTCCGCTTATTCATTGGCTTCCAATAAACTATGGAGTTCCATGCAAAGTTGTAATGCCCGATGCAACAGTTGCCGAAGGAATAGCCGAAAAAACATGTGCCAAACTAAAGCCTGGGACCACGGTTCAGTTTGAACGTTTCGGATTCGTCAGAATAGACAGCTCAAACGAAAAACTTGTTGCCTACTACACCCACAAGTAG
- a CDS encoding signal recognition particle subunit SRP19/SEC65 family protein, whose amino-acid sequence MRKQNKVVVWPIYFDSTKTRGEGRKLPKKYTVPNPKIDEICEAVKKLGLKFEVEVDAAHPKRPWRKTGVIYIPKSDSKLKILKRIGEKLVKMRKSEK is encoded by the coding sequence ATGCGTAAACAAAACAAAGTTGTGGTATGGCCAATTTACTTCGACTCGACAAAAACCAGAGGAGAAGGAAGGAAACTTCCGAAGAAATACACTGTGCCAAATCCGAAAATAGACGAAATATGCGAAGCAGTAAAAAAGCTAGGCTTAAAATTTGAAGTTGAGGTCGATGCAGCTCATCCTAAGAGACCATGGCGAAAAACAGGCGTTATTTATATCCCAAAGAGTGATTCTAAGCTTAAGATTTTGAAGAGAATAGGAGAAAAACTTGTCAAAATGAGGAAATCTGAAAAATAA
- a CDS encoding 30S ribosomal protein S8e gives MAVWHGDLHKRKPSGGRKKPYRMKRAFEMGSFPTETMLGETKRKIERRRGGNIKIRVLSDSYACVSDPSTGQTKKVEIIRVVKNPANVDYDRRGVITKGTIIETPMGLAKVTSRPGQNGIINAVLIKEKA, from the coding sequence TTGGCTGTGTGGCATGGAGACCTCCATAAGAGAAAACCGTCCGGAGGAAGAAAGAAACCCTACAGAATGAAAAGGGCATTCGAGATGGGCTCCTTCCCAACTGAAACCATGCTTGGAGAAACAAAAAGAAAAATTGAACGAAGAAGAGGCGGAAACATTAAAATTAGGGTGTTAAGCGACAGCTACGCATGCGTATCTGACCCTTCAACTGGGCAGACCAAAAAAGTTGAGATAATACGTGTAGTAAAGAATCCGGCCAACGTAGACTATGACAGAAGAGGAGTAATCACAAAAGGAACAATAATTGAAACTCCCATGGGACTAGCAAAAGTCACGTCGAGACCAGGACAAAACGGAATAATAAACGCAGTTTTAATAAAAGAAAAAGCCTAA
- the scpB gene encoding SMC-Scp complex subunit ScpB yields the protein MEQTSKEKLAEEKFKRDLALLEAALYVAGRPLDLKTLGSVLKTRSKRKVQKLARTLIEEYKGRNTALEILELEDGRFVMQLKAEYTPMVRRISTRPLLPTGPLKTLSYIAYRQPVLQKQVIEVRGSHAYHHIKQLVDAGLITRERVGRNIVLKTTPYFADYFGLSHDIKTMKKQLKSLFESFGMEKNERKG from the coding sequence ATGGAGCAAACGTCTAAGGAAAAGCTGGCTGAAGAAAAATTCAAGCGTGATTTAGCCTTGCTAGAGGCTGCACTGTACGTTGCCGGCCGACCTTTAGACTTGAAGACCTTAGGTTCCGTTCTGAAGACCCGTTCAAAGCGTAAAGTTCAGAAATTGGCAAGAACCCTTATCGAAGAGTACAAAGGGAGGAACACTGCGCTGGAAATCCTTGAACTTGAAGACGGAAGATTCGTAATGCAATTGAAGGCCGAATACACCCCCATGGTTCGCAGAATATCCACACGGCCTTTGCTGCCAACTGGCCCCTTGAAAACACTATCTTACATAGCTTATCGGCAGCCAGTTTTACAGAAACAGGTTATAGAAGTTAGGGGAAGCCACGCTTACCATCATATAAAGCAGCTTGTGGACGCTGGCTTAATAACTCGGGAAAGAGTTGGAAGAAACATAGTTTTGAAGACAACTCCTTATTTCGCAGATTATTTCGGCTTAAGCCATGACATAAAAACAATGAAGAAACAGTTGAAAAGCCTCTTTGAAAGCTTTGGAATGGAGAAAAACGAGAGGAAAGGATAA